The genomic DNA GGCCAGTAAGTTGACGATGGCGGAGGCTGCGCTGCTGGCGGCCGTGTTGCCAAACCCCATTCGCTTTAAGGCCAGCGCGCCGTCAGGGTATGTACGCAGCCGTCAGGCGTGGATTTTACGCCAGATGCGTCAGCTGGGCGGGGAAGGGTTTATGCGGGAAAATAAGCTGTATTAGCTGCAGGTTGCGGTGAGTTTTGTAGGCGCTGATAAGCGTAGCGCCATCTGGCATTCGTAAAGCACCGCTGTATTGCCGGATGGCGGCGTAAACGCCTTATCCGGCCTACGAGACTAGTCTTCGTCAAACCCGGCGTTAAACAGCGCAATCACCGCCGCCAGCGCTTCCACTTCCTGTGGGCCGGTGGCTTCAACCTCAATCTGGCGACCCTTGGCGGAGTCGAGCATCAGCAGCGCAATCACGCTGTTGGCTTCCGCTTCGGTGCCTTCGTCATTACGCAGCAAGACTTCCGCGTCAAAATCCTGCATCAGCTCAAACAGCTTCATCGCCGGGCGAGCGTGCATGCCCAGCTTATTAGTGATTTCAACGGTCTGTTTTACGGTCATGATTTGCGTTTTTCCAGCGTCCGATGACGAGACTGCACGTTCTTACCGCGTGAGCGGAAGTAGTCAGCCAGCTGTTCGGCAACGTAAACCGAACGGTGTTTACCGCCGGTACAACCAATGGCCACCGTCAGATAGCTACGGTTGTTGGTTTCCAGCATAGGTAACCATAGCTCAAGATAGCTGCGGGTCTGGTAAATAAAGTTGTGAACCTCGGTGTGCCTGTCGAGGAACGCGGCGACCGGTTTGTCGAGGCCGGTCATCGGACGCAGCTTCGGATCCCAGTGCGGGTTCGGCAGGAAGCGCACGTCGAAAACGTAATCGGCGTCAATAGGGATACCGTGCTTGAAGCCGAAGGATTCAAATACCATCGTCAGCTCACGCTCGCGTTTACCCAGAAGACGGGTACGCAGCATTTCCGCCAGCTCGTGAACGGACATCTCGGAGGTATCGACGATCAGATCGGCGCGAGAGCGCAGCGGCTCCAGCAGGTTGCTCTCTTCATCAATGGCGCTTTCCAGCGACAGATTCTTACTTGAGAGGGGGTGCAGACGACGGGTGTCGCTGTAGCGACGAATCAGCGTATTGCGATCGGCATCGAGGAACAGAAGCTGCGGGGAGAAGTTGTCCGGCAGGTTCTCCATTGCACGTTCGAAGATTTCCGGCGTTTCGGGCATGTTACGCACGTCAATGCTGACGGCGGCCGATATCTCGCGGTCAGCCAGCGTTTTCGCCAGTTCCGGCAGCAGCACCACCGGCAGGTTATCCACGCAGTAGAAGCCCATATCTTCCAGCGCCCTCAGGGCCACTGATTTTCCCGAGCCAGAGCGGCCGCTGACGATCATCAGTACCATGTACCGTTTCTCCTCAGTACGATGTGATGTCCATTATGCATCATCGTGGGTTTCCGTATCGGTGATGATTTGATACAGCTCTTCGTCGCTCTGCGCGGCGCGCAGGCGGCGACAAATGGTTTTATCCGCCAGACGTTTTGCCACCAGGGAAAGCGTATGCAGGTGGGTTTTGGTCTGGTCTGCCGGCACCAGTAGCGCAAAGAGTAAATCGACCGGCTGGTTGTCGATGGCGTCGAAGGCGATTGGCGTTTCCAACTGCACAAACACGCCGACGGCGCGCAGCGTATCTTCTTCCAGCTTGCCGTGCGGGATCGCGATACCGTTACCGATGCCGGTACTGCCCATTTTTTCACGGGTCAGAATGGCTTCAAACACCACCTGCGGCGGCAGGCTAAGTTGTTTAGCCGCCAGCTCGCTGATGATCTCAAGCGCGCGTTTTTTACTCTGGCAGTGTACTGCACTGCGGGTACATTCCTGGTTAAGGACATTGCTCAGTTGTAGAGCCGAATCGTTATTTGTCATAATTTCACCTAAGCGCCGCCCGATATGCCGGGCATATCGGGCGGCTGCTCGGACAATCAATGTTGTTTTAGTTTATCTTTGTGCTTGTTTAACTGTCTCGCCAGTTTATCGATTAAACCGTCGATAGCGGCGTACATATCCTGCCCTTCCGCGCTGGCATGAAGTTCGCCCCCGTTAACGTGCAGTGTAGCATCCGAGATGTGCGTCAATTTCTCCACTTTTAACACAATATGGACCTGATTGATCCTCTCGAAGAATTGTTCCAGCTTGCTGAATTTCGCATTCACGAATTCGCGCATTGGCTCGGTAATTTCGACGTTGTGTCCAGTGATGTTGAGCTGCATAGTGTCTTCCTTATCAGTAGTGTCAGACCAGCTGTTTACGCTGGTTAGACGGCGGAATGGATAAAGACTCTCGGTACTTTGCAACGGTGCGCCGTGCCACCATGATACCCTGTTCAGAGAGCATGGTGGTCAGTTTACTGTCGCTCAGTGGTTTTGCGGGATTCTCCGCGGCAATCAATTTCTTCACCAGTGCACGAATCGCCGTGGACGAGGCTTCGCCGCCGCCCTCGGTGCTGACGTGGCTGGAGAAGAAATACTTAAGCTCGAAAATGCCCCGTGGGCTATGCAAATACTTCTGCGTGGTAACACGCGAAATCGTGGACTCGTGCATTTCGACGGTCTGGGCGATGTCCGCCAGCACCATCGGTTTCATATACTCTTCGCCAAGATCGAAAAAGGCCTGCTGCTGTTCAACGATGCAGCGGCTGACGCGCAGCAGCGTGTCGTTGCGGCTTTCCAGACTCTTAATCAGCCACTTCGCTTCCTGCAGGTTGCTGCGGATAAACTGGCTGTCGGCGTCGTTGCGGGCGTTATTGCACATGCCCGCATAGTGCTGGTTAATCTGCAGACGCGGGATGCTGTCGGCGTTCAGTTCCACCACCCAGCGATCGTTCACCTTACGCACCAGCACGTCAGGAATGACGTATTCAGGTTCACCGGTCTGGATCGATTGGCCGGGGCGCGGATCTAATGACTGGATCAGATCGACCGCTTCTTTCAGCACGTCTTCTTTCAGCCGCGTGACGCGCATCAGCGAACGGAAGTCATGGTTGGCGAGCAGATCCAGATGCTCACTGATGATTAGGCGAGCTTCATCAAGACGCGGCGTCGTAGGTGAGAACTGGGAAAGCTGGATCAGCAAACAGTCGCGGAGATCTTTGGCGGCGACGCCTACCGGATCGAAGCGTTGGATACGCTTCAACACCGCTTCCACTTCATCGAGGCCAATCTCGTCGTCGCCGATGCTTTCGCGAATATCTTCCACGGAAACGGTGAGGTAGCCGGTGTCGTCCACCGCGTCGACGATGGAGGTGGCGATGGCGCGGTCGGTATCGGTAAACGGCGTCAGTTCAACCTGCCACATCAGGTAATCCTGCAGCGACTGGGTTGTTTCGCCCTGGTAAACCGGCAGCTCGTCGTCCTGGTAGTCGGCCCCGGTGCCGGAAGGCGTCCCGGCGGTATAGATCTCGTCCCAGCTGGCGTCAAGCGGCAGCTCTTCGGGCATATCGGGCTTTTCCAGCGCGTCAACGCTGTCCAGCGTTTCGTGATCGGTGGCTTCCTGAGTTTCTACTTCTTCGTGAAGATCGGTTTGCTCGAGCAGGGGGTTGCTCTCCAGCGCCTGCTGGAGTTCCTGCTGAAGTTCCAGCGTAGACAGCTGCAGCAGACGAATAGCCTGCTGCAGCTGTGGCGTCATGGCAAGCTGTTGGCTGAGCCTTAATTGCAAACCTTGCTTCATGTTCAGAACGAATATCTCCCGCTAACGTCGTTAACCACTACCCTATCAGAGTCTGAAGTCTTCCCCAAGATACACGCGTTTAACATGTTCGTCTTGTAGGATCTCCTGAGGGGTACCGTGGGCAATCAGATGCCCCTGGCTGACGATATAAGCGCGTTCACACACCGCCAGCGTTTCACGGACGTTGTGGTCGGTAATCAGTACGCCAAGGCCGCTGTCGCGCAGGTGTTCGATAATACGTTTAATGTCGATAACCGAAATCGGGTCTACGCCGGCAAACGGTTCATCCAGCAGGATAAATTTCGGGTTTGCCGCCAGCGCGCGGGCGATTTCGACGCGGCGGCGTTCCCCGCCGGATAGCGCCTGGCCCAGACTGTCGCGCAGATGCTCGATGTGGAACTCTTCCATCAGCTCTTTAGCACGGTCTTCACGCTGTTCGTTGCTCAGATCGTCGCGGATTTGCAGCACGGCCATCAGGTTATCGTAAACGCTCAGACGGCGGAAAATAGAGGCTTCCTGCGGCAGATAGCCGATACCCCGGCGCGCGCGCGCGTGCAGCGGCAGCAGGCTGATGTCTTCGTCATCAATGATGATATTGCCCGCGTCGCGCGGCACGATCCCAACCACCATGTAGAAGGTGGTGGTTTTACCCGCGCCGTTTGGCCCAAGCAGACCCACAATCTCACCGGAATTCACGGTCAGACTGACATCTTCCACTACGCGGCGGCCTTTGTAGGCCTTCGCCAGATTTTTTGCAGTTAATGTCGCCATAACGGATTAGTTACTCTTCTTCTGTGCCGGAGCCTGATCTTTGGACTTGTCCTGCAGCTGGGATGGCACCAGAACGGTGGTCACGCGTTTGCCTTTATCGCTAAACGCCTGCATTTTCTGTTCCTTGACCAGGTACGTGATCTTGTCGCCCTTGATGTTGCTGTCGAGCTGCTCAAGGTAAGCGTTGCCGGTCAGCACCACGAAGTCGTTCGCCAGCTCATAGCGCATTTTCGACGCATGGCCTTTCACCGGTTTGCCGTTGTCCTGCATCTGGTAGAAGGTGGCCGGATTGCCGTAGCCTTCAATAACTTCTTTACCCTGCTGATTCGCAGGGCGGGTCACGACCACTTTGTCAGCGTTAATTTTGATTGTGCCCTGGGTGACGACGACGTTGCCGGTAAAGGTCACGACGTTGCCCTGCATATCCAACGACTGCTGATCGGATTCAATGTGAATCGGTTGATTGGTATCGCCGGTCACCGCCATGGCCGGCAGGCTAGCGGCCAGCAGAGAAGCGACGAGCGCCAGCTTAAGGCTGAGTTTGTTTGTTCTGAATTTCATAAGAGGTTCTAACCTTTTCAATCAGCTCGGCGTTTTTGCTGCGTAAATTGCCGCGCATTTTCAGGCCGCTGGAATTAAATGTTGTGCCGTATAACGTCACCAGATCGTCAGAGGAAACATCCTGAGTTATCAGGTTTACCTGGGCATTATCCGTCGTAATCTTACGCAGTTGTGCGTCTTCTGTCAGCGCGTTGATTTCAACGTGCCCGTAGAGGTACAGCATGCGGTCGTTGGTCAGCTTCGCTTTATCGGCTTTAATCGACCAGGTTGGCACCTTGGCGGCGTCAAATGTTGTCAGTACGGGGCGAGTAAACCACGACAGACTCTGATCGGAAAAATACTCCACGTGTTCGGCAATTAACCGGTAGGAGAGCGCGCCTTCGGGGCTGTACACCACCGTATCGGTATGCTCGCTTTTATAAGTTGGATCGCCAGCGTTTGTTGTCACCGGGCCGCTGTCTTCTTTATCGGCAAGATTAAGGCCGATCAGGACAAGCGCCACCAGCGATAGCAGAATGATAACCCAACGTCTGGTTTTACTCATATGGATTGCCCTTTGGCTTCGTCCAGCTTCCCTTGCGCCAGCAGCAGCAGATCGCAGACTTCACGAACCGCGCCGCGGCCTCCCGCAATACGCGTGACGTAATCAGCGCGCGGTGGCAGCAGCGGGTGCGCGTCCGCTACCGCGACGCTGAGACCGACTTCTGCCATGACCGGCCAGTCGATCAGATCGTCGCCCACGTAGGCCACTTCCTCTGGCTGAAGATCAAGCTTCGCCAGCAGTTCACGGTAGGCAATGAGCTTATCCGACTGACCCTGATAGAGATGCGTGATGCCGAGCGTCGCGCAGCGGTCTTCTAACAGTTTAGCTTTTCGCCCGGTAATAATCGCCACTTCGATGTCGGAGGTAAGGGCACAGCGTACGCCGTAACCATCGCGAACGTTGAAGGCCTTCAACTCTTCGCCGTTGTTGCCCATGTAGATAAGGCCATCGGACAGCACTCCATCGACGTCGAGGATCAGCAGGCGGATTTTCTCCGCCTTCGCGATAAATTGTGGACTCACCGGCCCGTAGCAGGTAGCGACCGATGCGACAGCATTACTCATTATTTATATCCTTGATTACACTACGCCTGCGCGCAGTAGGTCGTGCATATGTATCACACCTAGCAGATGGTCGCCATCGGCAACCAGCACGCAGGTGATATGACGTGATTGCATCAGGTTCAGCGCGTCGACCGCCAGGATACCCGGACGAATGCGGATACCGCCCGGCGTCATGACGTCGGCAATGCCGAGGCTGCGCACGTCGACGCCATTGTCGAAAATGCGTCGCAGGTCGCCGTCGGTGAAAATACCTTTAATCTGCATATTGTCGTCGCAGATGGCCGTCATCCCCAGATTCTTGCGGGTAATTTCCAGCAGCGCATCGCGCAGCGATGCGTCCGGACTGACGTGCGGAATTTCATCGCCAGTATGCATAATATCGTTAACGCGCAGGAGAAGCTTGCGACCCAGTGCGCCGCCGGGGTGTGAGAGAGCAAAATCTTCGGCGGTAAACCCGCGGGCCTTGAGTAACGCGACGGCCAGCGCATCGCCCATCACCAGCGCAGCGGTGGTGCTGGACGTCGGCGCCAGCCCGAGCGGACAGGCTTCTCGCGGCACCTTCACGCACAGGTGAATATCCGCCGCGCGGCCCATGCTGCTATCCGGGCGGCTGGTGAGGCAAATCAGCGGCACACGCAGGCGTTTAAGTACCGGAATGAGCGCCAGAATTTCGTTTGATTCGCCGGAGTTAGACAGCGCGATAACCACATCCTGCGGCGTGACCATGCCCAAATCGCCGTGCGCCGCTTCGCCGGGATGGACGAAGAAGGCAGAGGTGCCGGTGCTGGCGAAGGTGGCCGCCATTTTGCGGCCGATGTGGCCTGATTTCCCCATCCCCATGACCACAACTTTGCCGGTGCAGTAGAAGATCTTCTCGCAGGCGTCGCTGAAATCCTGGTTAATGTATTGATCGAGCTGTTCCAGCCCTTCCCGTTCAATCGCCAGAACGTCTCTTCCGGCATGCTGGAAGTCGAAATTTGGCTGCAAATCTATTTGCGACATAGTGTTATCCCGATTCATTCGATGAAGAGCGGCATTGCCCCATAGAGCAGCGCCAGCCACGCAACAAACCCGCCGATCAACAGTAAGCCCGCGCCGCGGCCTATCTGGCGTCGACGCCAGCACAGGAGGGCGAAGACCACGCTCACCACAACCATTACGCCATAGTCCCGGGTAAACGCGAGCGGGTTAAACGACCCCGGTGCGATAAGGGCGGGGATGCCCAGAACGATAGCGATATTAAAGAAATTCGAGCCGATGATATTACCGACCGCAATATCATTTTCACCTTTGCGCACGCCGGCGATGGCGGTTGCCAGCTCCGGCAGGCTGGTGCCAAGTGCAATGATTGTCAGACCAATGGTCAGTTCGCTCATGGCAAAAAAGTTCGCCAGCACCGTGGCGTTATCAATCACCATTCGGGTTGCCATCGGCATAATAATCAGCGCAACGCCAAGCCATAAGCAGGCGACGGGGAGCGAACCGTCGCGCGGCAGCTCGGCCAACTGCTCCTGCGTAAATTTATCATTGCCCTGACGTTCGGCCAGGCGCGCTATCTTAATGATAAACAGCAGCCATAGCGCCGCCAGAACGATGAGAAAGATACCGTCAAACCGCGAGAGTTCGCCATCATAGAGAACATACCCGGCCAGCAGGCTCACGACCAACATTAGCGGTATTTCGCGGCGCAGGATATCAGAATGCACGGTAAAAGGGTGGAACAACGCGGTCAGGCCGAGGATCAGCAGGATATTGACGATATTGGATCCGATGGCGGTGCCAACGGCGACGTCAACCTGGCCATGCAACGAGGCGGCGGCGGAGACGATGATTTCCGGCAGCGAAGTACCGATGCTGACCACGGTCATACCGATAATCAGCGGAGGAACGCCCAGAGCACGGCACAGAATGGAGGCGGAGTACACAAGGCGATCGGCGCTGTAGACCACCAGAAGTAAACCAATAATTAACAGAGCCGTGGCTAAGAGCATCTAAAGTCCTTTCTTCAGGTATAATCGTCGGTCCGCACGTCTGGACGTAACGAATTCTTAATTTTGACTTTATGAGCCGTAAAAGTAAAACAAATGCCAGATTTCGTTAACCCGTGCGGCTAGGATTCTGTAAGAATGCGCAATCGAGTGGGAAATGATTCCCCTTAAGGACCTGGAAAGGTAAGCCTATGAGCCACACTATCGAGAATTTGGTCGATATGCGCGACGTCACGTTCAGCCGTGGCAGTCGGGTGATCTTCGACAATATCTCGCTGTCGGTGCCGCGCGGAAAAATTACCGCGATTATGGGGCCGTCGGGGATTGGCAAGACCACGCTGCTGCGCCTGATCGGCGGGCAAATTCCCCCGGACAGCGGAGAGATCCTCTTTGATGGCGAGAACGTGCCGCACATGTCGCGTTCCCGTCTTTATACTGTCCGTAAACGGATGAGTATGCTGTTTCAGTCCGGTGCGCTGTTTACCGACATGAACGTGTTTGACAACGTGGCGTACCCGATCCGCGAGCACACCCAGCTGCCCGCGCCGTTATTAAAAAGTACGGTGATGATGAAGCTGGAGGCCGTTGGCCTGCGCGGGGCGGCGAAACTGATGCCCTCCGAGCTTTCCGGCGGGATGGCCAGGCGCGCTGCGCTGGCCAGGGCGATTGCCCTGGAGCCGGATCTGATCATGTTCGATGAGCCTTTCGTCGGCCAGGATCCGATCACCATGGGCGTGCTGGTGAAGCTGATTTCTGAACTCAACAGCGCATTGGGTGTCACCTGTATTGTGGTTTCCCACGACGTGCCGGAAGTGCTGAGTATTGCTGATTTTGCCTATATCATGGCGGATCGCAAAATCATCGCTCACGGCAGCGCCACTTCGTTGCAGGAAAATGACGATCCTCGAGTGCGTCAGTTCCTCGACGGGATCGCCGACGGCCCGGTGCCGTTCCGTTTCCCTGCGGGCGACTATCGCCGCGACCTCATCGGCACAGGGAGTTAATCGACTCATGCTGTTAAATGCACTGGCAGCGCTTGGACATCGCGGGATCAAGACCATCGCGACGTTCGGGCGAGCCGGGTTAATGTTGTTCAATGCCATCGTTGGCAAGCCGGAGTTCCGCAAGCACGCGCCGTTGCTGGTGCGCCAGCTGTATAACGTCGGCGTGCTGTCTATGGTTATCATCATTGTGTCGGGCGTATTTATCGGCATGGTGCTGGGCCTGCAGGGCTATCTGGTGCTGACCACCTACAGCGCAGAGACCAGTCTCGGTATGCTGGTCGCGCTGTCGCTGCTGCGCGAGCTGGGGCCGGTTGTCGCCGCGCTGCTGTTTGCCGGCCGTGCCGGTTCAGCGCTAACGGCGGAAATTGGCCTGATGCGTGCCACCGAACAGCTCTCCAGTATGGAGATGATGGCGGTGGATCCGCTGCGTCGGGTCATCTCGCCGCGCTTCTGGGCGGGGGTGATCTCGCTGCCGCTGCTGACGATTATCTTTGTGGCGGTGGGCATCTGGGGCGGTTCGCTGGTGGGCGTAAGCTGGAAAGGCATTGATGCCGGGTTCTTCTGGTCGGCAATGCAAAATGCGGTGGACTGGCGTCTCGATCTGGTGAACTGCCTGATTAAGAGCCTGGTTTTCGCCATTACGGTGACATGGATTGCGTTATTTAACGGTTACGATGCGATCCCCACTTCTGCCGGAATCAGCCGGGCGACCACCCGTACCGTGGTGCATGCGTCGCTGGCGGTTCTTGGGCTGGACTTTGTGCTGACGGCACTGATGTTTGGGAATTGAGTGAATGCAAACGAAAAAGAGTGAAATCTGGGTCGGTATTTTTCTGCTGGTGGCCCTGCTGGCGGCGCTGTTTGTCTGCCTGAAGGCGGCGGACGTGTCGTCCATAAAATCAGAGCCAACCTACCGCATTTACGCCACCTTCGATAACATCGGCGGCCTGAAGGCGCGTTCGCCGGTGCGGATTGGCGGCGTGGTCATTGGCCGGGTGGCCGATATTAGCCTGGATCCGAAAACCTACTTACCCCGCGTGGCTATTGATATTGAAGATCGCTACAACCACATCCCCGATACCAGTTCGCTGGCGATTCGAACTTCGGGCCTGCTGGGCGAGCAGTATCTGGCGCTGAACGTGGGTTTTGAAGACCCAGAGCTGGGAACGTCTATTCTTAAAGACGGCGGCGTCATTCAGGACACCAAATCAGCGATGGTGCTGGAAGATCTTATTGGGCAGTTCCTTTACAACAGCAAAGGTGGCGACAATAAGAATTCAGGCGATGCGCCGGCATCCACAGATGGACATACTGATACGGCGACGCCGGCAACTGGCGCGACGAATTAATCTCAGGAGATACTCGATATGTTTAAACGTTTACTGATGGTCGCCATGCTGGTGATTGCACCGTTAACGGCGGCGACGGCGGCGGACCAATCTAACCCTTACAAGCTGATGAACGAAGCGGCGCAGAAAACATTCGATCGCCTGAAGAATGAGCAGCCTAAAATTCGCGCTAATCCGAACTACCTGCGTGAGGTAGTCGATCAGGAACTGCTGCCGTATGTGCAGGTAAAATATGCCGGTGCGCTGGTGCTGGGCCGTTACTACAAAGATGCGACCCCGGCGCAGCGCGAAGCCTATTTCGCTGCTTTCCGTGAATACCTGAAACAGGCGTACGGTCAGGCGCTGGCGATGTACCACGGTCAGACCTACCAGATTGCGCCGGAACAGCCTCTGGGCGATGCGAGCATTTTGCCTATCCGCGTTACCATCATCGATCCGAACGGCCGCCCGCCGGTACGACTGGACTTCCAGTGGCGTAAAAATACCCAGACGGGTAACTGGCAGGCGTTTGATATGATTGCGGAAGGGGTGAGCATGATCACCACCAAGCAGAACGAATGGAGCGACCTGCTGCGTACTAAAGGCATTGACGGCCTGACCGCGCAGCTGAAATCCATCTCTGCGCAGCCGATTACCCTGGAACAGAAAAAATAATGGCCGAATCGCTGAGCTGGACGCGCGAAGGTGAACGCCTTGCGCTGCACGGCGAACTGGATCAGGACTTTCTGGTGCCGCTATGGGAGGCCAGAAACGAGGCGACGCAGGGCGTGTCGGTGATAGACCTCAGCGATCTTCGCCGCGTCGATACCGCCGGTCTGGCCCTGTTGGTGCACCTGGTCGATCTGATTCGCTCTCAGGGACGCAAGGTGACGCTGGAGGGCGTAAGCGAAAAAGTGGCGACGCTGAAAGGGTTGTATAATCTACCTGAAGATATGATCCCTTAAAAATTTCAGCACGTTATTGTTTCCAATACTCCTAAAGCCCCATCAATCTTAACGATGGGGCTTTTTGCTTGTTTAAGACTGCGCCACTTTCCTCTAAGATGTGGGGCTGTTTTCACTCTCAAATGAAATGTGAACCTATGGAAAATAATGAAATTCAGACCGTGCTGATGAATGCACTCTCCCTTCAGGAAGTTCTCGTTTCTGGCGACGGTAGCCACTTCCAGGTGATTGCCGTGGGTGAGATGTTTGACGGCATGAGCCGGGTTAAGAAGCAGCAGACTATCTATGGCCCGCTGATGGAGTACCTTGCGGACAACCGCATTCATGCCCTGTCGATCAAAGCGTATACCCCGCAAGAATGGGCGCGCGATCGCAAACTCAACGGCTTTTGAGCCATGGGAAAAGTGTGAACACTTTTCCGGTGGCGAACGTGAATACTTAACAGAGATAAGATTTGATGGATAAATTTCGTGTGCAGGGGCCAACTCGCCTTCAGGGTGAGGTCACCATTAGCGGTGCCAAAAATGCTGCCCTGCCGATTCTTTTTGCCGCACTGCTGGCTGAAGACCCGGTAGAGATCCAGAACGTACCGAAGCTGAAAGACGTGGATACCTCCATGAAGCTGCTGACGCAGCTGGGTGCGAAGGTTGAACGCAACGGTTCCGTATGGATTGACGCCAGCTCGGTTAACGTGTTCTGTGCCCCTTACGAGCTGGTTAAAACCATGCGTGCGTCTATCTGGGCGCTGGGCCCGCTGGTGGCGCGTTTCGGTCAGGGTCAGGTTTCGCTGCCGGGCGGTTGCACCATCGGCGCGCGTCCGGTCGATCTGCACATCTCTGGTCTTGAACAGCTGGGCGCGGAAATTAAGCTGGAAGAGGGCTACGTCAAAGCGTCCGTCAACGGTCGTCTGAAAGGCGCGCATATCGTTATGGATATGGTCAGCGTAGGCGCGACCGTCACCATCATGACCGCAGCGACGCTGGCGGAAGGCACCACCATTATTGAAAATGCCGCGCGCGAGCCGGAAATCGTCGATACGGCGAACTTCCTGAACGCGATGGGCGCCAAGGTATCTGGTCAGGGTACCGACCGTATCACCATCGAAGGCGTGAAACGTCTGGGCGGCGGCGTTTATCGCGTCCTGCCTGACCGTATCGAAACCGGCACCTTCCTGGTGGCGGCGGCGATCTCCGGCGGTAAAATTGTCTGCCGTAACGCACAGCCGGATACGCTGGACGCGGTGCTGGCCAAGCTGCGTGAAGCCGGTGCCGACATTGAAGTGGGTGACGACTGGATTAGCCTTGATATGCACGGCAAGCGCCCGAAAGCGGTGAACGTGCGTACTGCGCCGCACCCGGCGTTTCCGACCGACATGCAGGCGCAGTTCACGCTGTTGAATATGGTGGCGGAAGGGACCGGCGTGATCACGGAAACCGTCTTCGAAAACCGTTTCATGCACATTCCGGAACTGATCCGTATGGGCGCACGCGCGGAAATCGAAAGCAACACCGCGATTTGCCACGGCGTTGAGCAGCTCTCCGGCGCTCAGGTGATGGCAACCGACCTGC from Klebsiella sp. WP3-W18-ESBL-02 includes the following:
- the rpoN gene encoding RNA polymerase factor sigma-54 — encoded protein: MKQGLQLRLSQQLAMTPQLQQAIRLLQLSTLELQQELQQALESNPLLEQTDLHEEVETQEATDHETLDSVDALEKPDMPEELPLDASWDEIYTAGTPSGTGADYQDDELPVYQGETTQSLQDYLMWQVELTPFTDTDRAIATSIVDAVDDTGYLTVSVEDIRESIGDDEIGLDEVEAVLKRIQRFDPVGVAAKDLRDCLLIQLSQFSPTTPRLDEARLIISEHLDLLANHDFRSLMRVTRLKEDVLKEAVDLIQSLDPRPGQSIQTGEPEYVIPDVLVRKVNDRWVVELNADSIPRLQINQHYAGMCNNARNDADSQFIRSNLQEAKWLIKSLESRNDTLLRVSRCIVEQQQAFFDLGEEYMKPMVLADIAQTVEMHESTISRVTTQKYLHSPRGIFELKYFFSSHVSTEGGGEASSTAIRALVKKLIAAENPAKPLSDSKLTTMLSEQGIMVARRTVAKYRESLSIPPSNQRKQLV
- the hpf gene encoding ribosome hibernation promoting factor — protein: MQLNITGHNVEITEPMREFVNAKFSKLEQFFERINQVHIVLKVEKLTHISDATLHVNGGELHASAEGQDMYAAIDGLIDKLARQLNKHKDKLKQH
- the lptC gene encoding LPS export ABC transporter periplasmic protein LptC, with the translated sequence MSKTRRWVIILLSLVALVLIGLNLADKEDSGPVTTNAGDPTYKSEHTDTVVYSPEGALSYRLIAEHVEYFSDQSLSWFTRPVLTTFDAAKVPTWSIKADKAKLTNDRMLYLYGHVEINALTEDAQLRKITTDNAQVNLITQDVSSDDLVTLYGTTFNSSGLKMRGNLRSKNAELIEKVRTSYEIQNKQTQP
- the kdsC gene encoding 3-deoxy-manno-octulosonate-8-phosphatase KdsC, whose product is MSNAVASVATCYGPVSPQFIAKAEKIRLLILDVDGVLSDGLIYMGNNGEELKAFNVRDGYGVRCALTSDIEVAIITGRKAKLLEDRCATLGITHLYQGQSDKLIAYRELLAKLDLQPEEVAYVGDDLIDWPVMAEVGLSVAVADAHPLLPPRADYVTRIAGGRGAVREVCDLLLLAQGKLDEAKGQSI
- the rapZ gene encoding RNase adapter RapZ, which produces MVLMIVSGRSGSGKSVALRALEDMGFYCVDNLPVVLLPELAKTLADREISAAVSIDVRNMPETPEIFERAMENLPDNFSPQLLFLDADRNTLIRRYSDTRRLHPLSSKNLSLESAIDEESNLLEPLRSRADLIVDTSEMSVHELAEMLRTRLLGKRERELTMVFESFGFKHGIPIDADYVFDVRFLPNPHWDPKLRPMTGLDKPVAAFLDRHTEVHNFIYQTRSYLELWLPMLETNNRSYLTVAIGCTGGKHRSVYVAEQLADYFRSRGKNVQSRHRTLEKRKS
- the lptB gene encoding LPS export ABC transporter ATP-binding protein; translation: MATLTAKNLAKAYKGRRVVEDVSLTVNSGEIVGLLGPNGAGKTTTFYMVVGIVPRDAGNIIIDDEDISLLPLHARARRGIGYLPQEASIFRRLSVYDNLMAVLQIRDDLSNEQREDRAKELMEEFHIEHLRDSLGQALSGGERRRVEIARALAANPKFILLDEPFAGVDPISVIDIKRIIEHLRDSGLGVLITDHNVRETLAVCERAYIVSQGHLIAHGTPQEILQDEHVKRVYLGEDFRL
- the ptsN gene encoding PTS IIA-like nitrogen regulatory protein PtsN is translated as MTNNDSALQLSNVLNQECTRSAVHCQSKKRALEIISELAAKQLSLPPQVVFEAILTREKMGSTGIGNGIAIPHGKLEEDTLRAVGVFVQLETPIAFDAIDNQPVDLLFALLVPADQTKTHLHTLSLVAKRLADKTICRRLRAAQSDEELYQIITDTETHDDA
- the kdsD gene encoding arabinose-5-phosphate isomerase KdsD; protein product: MSQIDLQPNFDFQHAGRDVLAIEREGLEQLDQYINQDFSDACEKIFYCTGKVVVMGMGKSGHIGRKMAATFASTGTSAFFVHPGEAAHGDLGMVTPQDVVIALSNSGESNEILALIPVLKRLRVPLICLTSRPDSSMGRAADIHLCVKVPREACPLGLAPTSSTTAALVMGDALAVALLKARGFTAEDFALSHPGGALGRKLLLRVNDIMHTGDEIPHVSPDASLRDALLEITRKNLGMTAICDDNMQIKGIFTDGDLRRIFDNGVDVRSLGIADVMTPGGIRIRPGILAVDALNLMQSRHITCVLVADGDHLLGVIHMHDLLRAGVV
- the npr gene encoding PTS phosphocarrier protein NPr, whose translation is MTVKQTVEITNKLGMHARPAMKLFELMQDFDAEVLLRNDEGTEAEANSVIALLMLDSAKGRQIEVEATGPQEVEALAAVIALFNAGFDED
- the lptA gene encoding lipopolysaccharide ABC transporter substrate-binding protein LptA, producing MKFRTNKLSLKLALVASLLAASLPAMAVTGDTNQPIHIESDQQSLDMQGNVVTFTGNVVVTQGTIKINADKVVVTRPANQQGKEVIEGYGNPATFYQMQDNGKPVKGHASKMRYELANDFVVLTGNAYLEQLDSNIKGDKITYLVKEQKMQAFSDKGKRVTTVLVPSQLQDKSKDQAPAQKKSN